In Streptomyces sp. NBC_01260, a genomic segment contains:
- a CDS encoding acyl carrier protein, which produces MSLRTDLYADITGFLQAKCDADPDELSAESDLYHEVGIDSLDLVAMAQTLQSAYDVSMDDERIGALRTVGDIVEFAVSKIETEATV; this is translated from the coding sequence ATGTCCTTGAGGACCGATCTCTACGCCGATATCACAGGATTCCTGCAGGCCAAGTGCGATGCCGATCCGGATGAACTCTCCGCGGAATCGGATCTTTACCACGAGGTCGGCATCGACTCGCTCGATCTCGTCGCCATGGCGCAGACCCTCCAGAGTGCGTACGACGTGTCGATGGACGACGAGCGCATCGGTGCACTCCGCACCGTCGGCGACATCGTGGAATTCGCCGTCTCGAAGATCGAAACCGAAGCGACCGTCTAG
- a CDS encoding 4'-phosphopantetheinyl transferase family protein: MSQCTDTGGPVAVAVSTGEILRHPAAGTHLLNEQERGRLTRFCSEQAARDFLAAHVLARFCAGWLLGVAPAEVPFAQRCPRCHGTDHGRPLLVGRPDVHVSLSHAKGVVAAVAGRVSVGIDVELLGRAQSLKVMDRALTAAERALVTAEADPSRAFLRQWVRKEALIKVGRTHLGALSSLDLSELPLDDRADGTPLRFEDFYLTDLTDSRLGALVAAAGAQPVRLGAGLPSTTLGHGPVA, from the coding sequence GTGTCCCAGTGCACTGACACGGGCGGTCCGGTGGCGGTAGCCGTGAGCACCGGCGAAATACTGCGGCATCCGGCGGCGGGGACCCATCTGCTGAACGAGCAGGAGCGCGGGCGCCTCACGCGTTTCTGCTCGGAGCAGGCAGCTCGGGACTTCCTCGCCGCACATGTCCTTGCCCGGTTCTGCGCGGGGTGGCTGCTGGGGGTTGCCCCGGCCGAGGTGCCCTTCGCCCAGCGGTGTCCGAGGTGCCACGGGACCGACCACGGCAGGCCGCTGCTCGTGGGCCGTCCTGACGTGCATGTGAGCCTTTCCCACGCCAAGGGAGTGGTGGCCGCGGTCGCCGGTCGTGTCTCGGTGGGCATCGATGTGGAGCTGCTGGGCCGCGCCCAGAGCCTCAAGGTCATGGACCGTGCGCTCACGGCTGCCGAACGTGCCCTGGTGACCGCCGAGGCAGACCCCAGCCGCGCCTTCCTGCGTCAATGGGTGCGCAAGGAAGCACTGATCAAGGTCGGAAGGACGCACCTGGGCGCCCTCAGCAGTCTCGACCTCTCGGAGCTTCCGCTCGACGACCGGGCGGACGGGACGCCTCTGCGCTTCGAGGACTTCTACCTCACGGATCTGACGGATTCCCGCCTGGGCGCCCTGGTTGCGGCGGCGGGCGCCCAACCTGTCCGCCTGGGCGCGGGGCTGCCGTCCACCACGCTCGGCCACGGTCCGGTCGCGTGA
- a CDS encoding DUF6009 family protein encodes MSSLLTDSDLTHEANVVWLEDPEHLDYVRQALDKTPRRKNKPRYARDGRMIGYIELGADAEADPDSGLYRRRVFFLLPHDRDSDPEGVYRQGAPGEAVDPRTIEPNRVGEKTPRSQQGSVAIAAAGS; translated from the coding sequence ATGAGCTCGCTACTGACCGACAGTGACCTCACCCACGAAGCGAACGTGGTATGGCTCGAAGACCCCGAACACCTCGACTACGTCCGCCAGGCCCTGGACAAGACACCCCGCCGCAAGAACAAGCCCCGCTACGCCCGCGACGGCCGGATGATCGGCTACATCGAGCTCGGCGCCGACGCCGAAGCCGACCCGGACAGCGGCCTGTACCGACGCAGGGTGTTCTTCCTCCTGCCCCACGACCGGGACTCCGACCCCGAAGGGGTCTATCGCCAGGGCGCCCCCGGAGAAGCCGTCGACCCCCGGACCATCGAACCCAACCGCGTAGGAGAGAAGACCCCCCGTTCCCAACAGGGCAGCGTCGCCATAGCGGCCGCCGGCTCCTGA
- a CDS encoding DUF2871 domain-containing protein produces MRKSYHAAHIYMIVGVLSGLFYREFTKAEDFTGDTQLAVMHTHLLALGMLVFLIVLGLDKVFQLSENSKLFTSFFWFYNVGIVISVGMMGVHGSMTVLGHDDVPEAVPLIAGLGHILLTVGLVLLFIRIGDRLKELNAAKQPPASETERATTSV; encoded by the coding sequence ATGCGGAAGTCGTATCACGCAGCGCACATCTACATGATCGTGGGAGTGCTCTCGGGGCTCTTCTACCGCGAATTCACCAAGGCCGAGGACTTCACCGGCGACACCCAGCTGGCCGTGATGCACACCCACTTGCTGGCGCTCGGCATGCTGGTCTTTCTGATCGTCCTCGGTCTGGACAAGGTGTTCCAGCTCTCGGAGAATTCGAAGCTCTTCACGAGCTTCTTCTGGTTCTACAACGTGGGCATCGTGATCAGCGTCGGGATGATGGGCGTGCACGGCTCGATGACTGTCCTGGGTCACGACGACGTGCCGGAGGCGGTGCCGCTCATCGCGGGGCTCGGCCACATCCTGCTCACTGTCGGGCTCGTCCTGCTGTTCATCCGGATCGGCGATCGGCTGAAGGAGCTGAACGCGGCCAAGCAGCCGCCGGCCAGCGAGACGGAGCGCGCCACGACCTCGGTCTGA
- a CDS encoding 3-oxoacyl-[acyl-carrier-protein] synthase III C-terminal domain-containing protein has translation MPAYITAMGRFLPGEPVPNEEIEDYIGSVGQASSGLREQILENCGIKTRHYAIDKQHKTLFSNTDMAVEAIRQAVDRSDITLDDIDLISAATAVPDLVAPGIASSIHGALGSPPCEIVTTHGICSSGMMALKNAYLQVAAGEKKNAVASASELASRFMKSEWFEGVERVSDDGAIAMEMAFLRYMLSDGAGAAVVQDRPAADGVSLRIDWISLTSYANTEDTCMYMGSADNSAERTWWDYPCAAEAAGAGALALRQNLGLLPHLVRIGVKEYQRLLDEGRFDPDELTWFPVHYSSERMKTMVLKEVERKKVRGPSVEKWYSNLPRVGNMGSASIYVILEEMLNEGLVAPGDKLLVMVPESGRFAVSFAHLTAVRAGEV, from the coding sequence ATGCCTGCGTACATCACGGCCATGGGACGCTTCCTGCCAGGCGAGCCGGTGCCCAACGAGGAGATCGAGGACTACATCGGCAGTGTGGGCCAGGCGAGTTCGGGGCTGCGCGAACAGATCCTCGAGAACTGCGGGATCAAGACGCGGCACTACGCGATCGACAAGCAGCACAAGACCCTGTTCTCCAACACCGACATGGCAGTCGAGGCCATCCGCCAGGCGGTGGACCGCTCGGACATCACCCTCGACGACATCGACCTCATCTCGGCGGCGACCGCCGTGCCGGACCTCGTCGCGCCCGGCATAGCCAGCTCCATCCACGGCGCCCTGGGCAGCCCGCCCTGCGAGATCGTCACCACCCACGGCATCTGCAGCTCCGGGATGATGGCGCTCAAGAACGCCTACCTCCAAGTCGCGGCCGGGGAGAAGAAGAACGCGGTCGCCTCCGCCTCCGAACTGGCCTCCCGCTTCATGAAGAGCGAGTGGTTCGAAGGCGTCGAGAGGGTCTCGGACGACGGCGCCATCGCCATGGAGATGGCGTTCCTGCGCTACATGCTCTCGGACGGTGCCGGCGCCGCGGTGGTACAGGACCGCCCGGCGGCCGACGGTGTGAGCCTGCGGATCGACTGGATCTCGCTCACCTCCTACGCCAACACCGAGGACACCTGCATGTACATGGGCTCGGCCGACAACTCGGCGGAGCGGACATGGTGGGACTACCCCTGCGCGGCCGAGGCCGCCGGCGCGGGCGCGCTGGCCCTGCGGCAGAACCTGGGCCTGCTGCCGCATCTCGTACGGATCGGGGTCAAGGAGTACCAGCGGCTGCTCGATGAGGGCCGCTTCGACCCGGACGAGCTCACCTGGTTCCCCGTGCACTACTCCAGCGAGCGTATGAAGACCATGGTGCTCAAGGAGGTCGAGCGGAAGAAGGTCCGGGGCCCCTCCGTCGAGAAGTGGTACAGCAACCTGCCCCGCGTCGGGAACATGGGGTCCGCGAGCATCTACGTGATCCTGGAGGAGATGCTCAACGAGGGGCTGGTGGCCCCGGGGGACAAGCTCCTGGTGATGGTCCCCGAGTCCGGCCGGTTCGCGGTGTCCTTCGCGCATCTGACGGCCGTCCGTGCCGGGGAGGTCTGA
- a CDS encoding DNA primase family protein: MSAEPVRFDAEAAARQMRRQSLSPALTRPSLPPGQSDGSAPPPVASAVLLPGSLTDRGNAKLFARLYQDRFRYVIGMGWHSWDTYRWKLTGGEETAVWAAGEMAEQIPEHDPTGRFTDRQLAAHRRHSESTAGLKAMLFQAQSAPSLRLYPDTLDGDIYALCTPSGVVDLCTGELRKPDPLTDMHSRATTVAPLKMPVPRWDSFLRDTFGGDAKGLETTRFLHLLLGYSITGDVGAQVMPFLYGSGANGKSVLLEVMTQILGDYANAAPPGFLMEKGKFTEHSTELTELHGRRVVVCSELRPNDKFNEARVKLLTGGDTITARRMRQNFFTFSPTHKLWLLGNHRPEVGTGGHAFWRRMRIIPFERRVPNARKIDNLAAELVADEGPGILQWLIEGAQRYLATRDPLAGPTSVQIATAAYETTEDHIGRFLTERCTKGEGEGPNPDLRVEQKLLYETYCRWCADEGIRFSTSRAFASRIRQELGLASPAEMIKNNATKLYPGIALLPEGAAEGGAR; encoded by the coding sequence ATGAGCGCCGAACCTGTACGCTTCGACGCCGAAGCCGCAGCACGACAGATGCGCAGGCAGAGCCTCTCCCCGGCCCTGACCCGGCCGAGCCTGCCCCCCGGGCAGAGCGACGGGTCAGCCCCTCCGCCGGTCGCCTCCGCAGTCCTGCTGCCCGGCTCGCTCACCGACCGGGGCAACGCCAAGCTGTTCGCACGTCTATACCAGGACCGGTTCCGGTACGTCATCGGTATGGGCTGGCACTCCTGGGATACGTACCGTTGGAAGCTGACGGGTGGCGAGGAGACCGCCGTGTGGGCGGCCGGAGAGATGGCCGAACAGATCCCTGAGCACGATCCCACCGGCCGCTTCACCGACCGTCAACTGGCCGCGCACCGGCGCCATTCCGAGTCGACCGCAGGCCTCAAGGCGATGCTCTTCCAGGCCCAGTCCGCCCCGAGCCTTCGGCTGTATCCGGACACACTCGACGGCGACATCTACGCGCTGTGCACGCCTTCGGGCGTGGTTGACCTGTGTACGGGGGAACTGCGCAAGCCCGATCCGCTCACCGATATGCATTCGCGCGCTACCACCGTTGCCCCGCTCAAGATGCCGGTTCCGCGCTGGGACAGCTTCCTGCGGGATACCTTCGGCGGCGACGCCAAGGGGCTGGAGACCACCCGGTTCCTGCATCTGCTGCTCGGTTACTCCATCACCGGCGACGTCGGCGCGCAGGTGATGCCGTTCTTGTACGGTTCCGGGGCCAACGGCAAGTCCGTGCTCCTGGAGGTCATGACGCAGATCCTCGGCGACTACGCGAATGCGGCGCCGCCGGGATTCCTGATGGAGAAGGGCAAGTTCACCGAGCACTCCACCGAACTGACCGAACTCCACGGCCGGCGCGTCGTGGTGTGCAGCGAGCTCAGGCCCAATGACAAGTTCAACGAAGCCCGGGTCAAGTTGCTGACGGGCGGTGACACCATTACCGCGCGGCGTATGCGGCAGAACTTTTTCACTTTCTCCCCGACCCACAAGCTCTGGCTGCTCGGTAACCATCGCCCCGAGGTTGGCACGGGCGGGCACGCGTTCTGGCGCCGGATGCGCATCATTCCGTTCGAGCGGCGTGTTCCCAACGCACGGAAGATCGACAACCTCGCCGCCGAACTCGTCGCTGACGAGGGCCCCGGCATCCTCCAGTGGCTCATCGAAGGCGCCCAGCGCTACCTGGCCACCCGTGACCCGCTCGCCGGACCCACCTCCGTACAGATTGCCACGGCCGCGTACGAAACCACCGAAGACCACATCGGGCGGTTCCTGACCGAACGATGCACCAAGGGCGAGGGCGAGGGCCCCAACCCCGATCTCCGCGTCGAGCAGAAGCTGCTGTACGAGACCTACTGCCGCTGGTGCGCCGATGAAGGCATTCGCTTCTCCACATCGCGCGCCTTCGCCAGCCGCATCCGCCAGGAACTCGGCCTGGCCTCACCAGCGGAAATGATCAAAAATAATGCGACCAAGCTCTACCCGGGAATCGCGCTGCTCCCGGAGGGCGCAGCCGAGGGGGGCGCACGATGA
- a CDS encoding DUF6009 family protein — MSALPQEGDVAQEAEVVWLEDPNDLDYVRQALDKVNTRKGKPRYERDGRLIGYSNLVPKAPRRVDSGLFARRTFYLLPHDRPNRPDDPECPYSVGSPLEAVDPSTVAPGKVGAKTARSQGTSQTVPAGPDRLGR, encoded by the coding sequence ATGAGCGCACTGCCCCAGGAAGGCGATGTCGCCCAGGAGGCCGAGGTCGTGTGGCTGGAGGACCCGAACGACCTCGACTACGTCCGCCAGGCCCTGGACAAGGTCAACACCCGCAAGGGCAAGCCCCGGTATGAGCGCGACGGTCGTCTCATCGGCTACTCCAACCTCGTGCCGAAGGCGCCGCGACGCGTGGACAGCGGCCTGTTCGCCCGCCGTACGTTCTATCTGCTGCCGCACGACCGCCCCAACCGGCCCGACGACCCCGAGTGCCCCTACTCGGTCGGCTCCCCGCTGGAGGCCGTGGACCCCAGCACTGTCGCCCCCGGCAAGGTGGGGGCGAAGACAGCACGCTCCCAAGGGACCTCACAGACAGTGCCCGCCGGGCCCGACCGGCTCGGAAGGTGA